The sequence tcaagactgatgctctgataccagttgttggtcctttGATTAACGACATGAGTATTGTAAGGGAGGGGGgttgaatacaattcttttaaatAACTTAAGTGTtatcacagtttagtattcaagcatgcagtttaaataagagtcaaaggtaattttcaacggttattctttattgaaatgaatcacaaagaatcacaactgttcTTGGCGGAATAACAGTTGGTTGAATACAGATTACACCTAAATTAGCTAGAgaggatatcttaagctattacacgttttggactctatttAAATAAACTAACACCAGTAGTTGCtacaatagtgaatacttctatttatagcaATCCGTTTATccgtgtaattgatccattgtccaTTGGTACACAGGATTTCTGTACTTgtagggacaactgcatcagagagcgtgctctcttctttcctcttttgtAGCTATTTGCAGGAGCACCTCAATTTGGTTtgacaccactatttgattaatcaaatagaatgttgggttccctatGCATTGGcaaagtattacacatgtctgcacatgctttAAACTTCtgtattcccacgtggtcttgtaaggtcacttgtcagccgccgatacgtgtccttttctgttcaactttgtcttcgccttctgttgaatagtacaattgatgtagaccactcaggaaaccactatgcttgtaatgcaGCATAGCTGTCTTCGTGTAGTATGCTGCTTACCAGCTATGCTgattcttctatgctgagtcacttgatcttcatgatttACTGGGCACTCATCTTGTGCTAAATGAAAAATACTGTCtatcttgtgctggtagactaggcagcatattgAAACACTCGATACAGCAACAATTATTGTCTATACATAACTAAACATATGCTGGCTGCACATGATATTTTAGTGTACATAACTGCTGTTTTGTCATAataaaatccttaattattttgggactcaaCTTGTGAGTAAGGTAATATATTGTGTTTTTTAATAGCTATAATCGTCAATTTAAAGATTGTAACTGAACATGTAACTGaaccattcaggcttgcctgagtggccactgagttgtccaatgaagcacaccacccaggttaaattcctggctatgccaaattgttcaaaaagggagtgtgattagagggtgcgcataatgcgcaattcacccggtaccaggtctcgcactCGGGAGGCTTGATTACACGAGgtgttaccttctatgggggagccaatgtgctcgttcatatgagGGTTTCCTTGCTTACTCAAAAAGATTGTAACTgtaaattattaaattaatattaatgtatagTGAAATCACGTATTTCTATAAACGTTTTCATGCAATAGCACTCGAATCAATCTATCAATCTATATATACTAAAACTTGCCAATATTGTTTATTGTTTTACCCGAACAATGTCGTTTTGAATTGTACACTagcaaggttttttttttttttttaattatattttccTTTTTTCCTCTTTAAAACCCTCTTTAAAAAATGTTCTTTATTTTTTAGTGAAACGTCTTTTTAACTAttttattaaaaacagaaaatatacaaTTTCTTACTTTTCattgaggaatattcatttgaatccataaattaagttaAGATCATAGGGACCAATGAAAGCGTAACATTTGGCgcgaaatcacatgtgattgaaaaaaaaatttgtagaaaaaaaaatttacaatcacatgtgattttttttcgaaattttttttcgaatttttttttctacaaTCACGTGTGATTTAACTGCACAATCACaggtgattgaattgtacaatcacatgtgattggatttgacatacataatcacatgtgattgactcaCATGTGATCggatttgacatgcataatcacatgtgattgtaaaaaaaatttcGCGAAAAAAAAATTgcgaaaactttttttttttttgtaattttttttttcaatcacatgtgattttcgcgtcacatgtcgcgctctcattggtcctttggatttcaagcaaattaatggatgcaagtgattacaactcacttttcatttaataaatatttttaataataatcgaTGTGCGTACTTTAGTTATAAACTATTCAAACAGTGTTTTAAATATAAAGCGAAATTATTTTTCGTAGTAATACATGTGTTATCTTAACTCGTTTCTCTTCAAAATAAAAGTGTGACAGAGTTAAGATTAACAAAGAACATCTTTTATAGTTAAATTACACACCAAAATTTGGGGAGTTTATTGCATTGATTGTAAAGACTAGGGATGCACATTGCAATTAATCTAAAGTATGGGGTCTTTAGCTTATAAGTGTAACTAGATTATAAATACAAAAACCCTAAAAACCCAAATCAAAACCCTAGCCAATTTCTTCAGCCATATCAACTTTCTCTAGCCGTATAATTTCTTTTCTGTTTTATACTTCATTTTATTTATAGATGTAGTAGATATCTAGATTCAGCTGTGTATTCAATTCATGTTAATCCACCAAATTATTGTTTTTGATTGTTACAGTTTGTTCAGAACCAGAATGTATCTCCAGTTTTACATTAATGAAAACGGTGACAAAGTTTACACCACCAAGGTTTGTCCTTTTTGAATTATTACTACTAAATATCACTAGATATTACATATTTTTGCATTTTATTTATGTAACATAATACTACCTCCGTTTCATTCCAATAGGGTAGTATTCTATTTTGGCATGTCCCATTCTCatagtccactttcataaatagaaaggaaggaagatatttcattggtggatatttcattggtggatctggagagaggagatatttcattggtggaggaatgaaattagtgggatttcctaaaactgcgtgttttttgtctgtgtacTATTAGAATGAGACGAGTACTATAATTCtgattttattattataagtacttcGTTGGAGAACTTAATTGTAGCAGAGCTGACCCAAGGTAGTACAAATGGTTGGCCTGGTTGAAATTTTATTCATAATTTTATGTGTAAACGGCTTTAAATGGGCACACTTAAAAAATAAGCTGAATTCCGAACAAGTCCTTTAAGTTGGCGTTAATATTTTTCTAGTATTAAAGAATGTTGAACTACAAGCACCAATTATCAATGCGTGCCACTAGATATGTACCTTGGTGCAGTGGCTGAATAAGAAACTTTTTTTTTTCCGGGCTAAATTTTTTTAAAAGTGTAGCAACTTTTTTTGGCAATATGTGGAGGCTTTTGGTCAAAATATGGAGGTTTAAGGGTAAAATATAGAggcttttgggcaaaatatggaagcTTTGGGGGGCAAAATATGAAGACTTATGAAGACTTTGGGGGACAAAATATGAAGACTTTGGGGGGGTAAAATAATGAGGTTTTGGGGGCAAAATAGAAAAATCAAAAAATTTAAGGCTAAAAATTTCAAATCCACTGGGGGCCGGCGCCCCACCCGGCTCCCTTCTGTTTCTGCCTCTGCCTTAGTGGCATTAGGTTATGTAGGTGTTGATGGATATTGTTGATGTGCGATTATGAGGGTGCATGGTAACTGGTAGTGTGTATGTGTTTACAATCGTAGTGGTTCGTAGCTTCACTATCGTCTAAGTTAACAATCCTAGGAAGTGGTTATTGTAGCTTTCTGTATAGGCCAATGTCCAAGTTAACGATATTTGTGACTTTGGATTGTTCACTCACTAACTAGTTGAGACATGTTGTAAATTCAACATGAGTTGTTAGTTTACATGTTTAGACCCGTTCTTTGTTAGAATCATGCCTGATTTAATCGCGAAAATATAACTATTTTTTATACCACCCATCGTTGCAGTTATCACGGGTAATAATATTGGCATGATCTAGTTATTTGAAAGTATTCTTTTGTTGTTAGATTTCCTCAAAGGCTCTGTTGCTTGGTTTCCCAGTAATTGCGCTTTTCAAATATTGCATACCTTATGCTTAATGTTTACTTGTAAATAGACTGCATGGACAATCGATCAAATTTTTCTTATAACTGCTAAAAAAACAAATACTCGATTTCATTTGTGTTCTCAAATATTTTATGTGCAGAAAGAGTCACCACTTGGACTAGCCACACAGTCGGCTCATCCTGGTATGtaatttttattcatatatatatatatatatatatatatatatatatatatatatatatatatatatatatatatatatatatatatatatatatatatatatatatatatatatatatatatatatattttattttaaatggtTAATCCGAGTATAAGCTTTATGGCTTTCTTTACCCCTCTTCTAATTATATCGTTCGTGGAACCACCAATGCGAATACACACTCTCGAATTCATGTGGTGCAtctattaatttttattataattattattattttttcatttGTAGCTCGTTTTTCACCTGATGACAAGTTCTCAAGGCAAAGAGTTCTGTTGAAGAAGCGTTTTGGATTGTTGCCTACCCAAAAACCAGCAAGGAAGTATTGATTAGTAGATGGTGATAACTGTTATCATGTTACGTTGTTATCTTGTATGATTTTAGCTTCGTTAGTGCAACTTCTAGTAGTACGGAAGTTTTTTCTTTCTTATGAGACGCTGTACATCTTTTGGCTTGCTTAGCAGATGTTATTAGTGACTAAGATAATGCTTTACTAGTAAGAAGATATAATGTCATGGTTCATTTGTTGAGTACTATGTTATGTATCCCCAATCTGACTACTTGTTTTCTTTTGAAAATGAAGATAATATATTCGTTTGTGCAGCGCTGTGAATGTCACTTGTTGGGAACTGGTTTGTCGGGACCTTGTAGTGACTGATCGGTCAGGTCGATGCTTATCCGGTTGTTGACCAACTATGACTGTTTACTGATTTTGACATAGTTTGAACGAGTAAATACACTTTAGTGTTGACTGTCCGACTTCTGACCAAGTTGGCTTAGTTGGGTAGGACTCAAAATTGTCAGTCAACTTTTACAACCTTCTATTGATTAAGCGTCTATTAGTCATTATTGTGTGAAGGTTCATTTTATAGTTGTCAAGGGTTAAGAATCATCTACCAAttagttggctacatattaaaaacacaatttcatatcTGCCATAAAGTATTCACCtatggcacctttcccatatcgtttgggggtaagGAGGAGAGAGTTTTATAGAGAGTACAAGTTCTATTTTTAAGGGTCTTTCCTCAGTATTTCTTTCTTCTTCTAGATATTTTTTGTAACTTTTCATATTTCTGGTTAATTGGGAAATTCTTTTCCATGTTTCTTCTAGCTTACGTTTTCAAAGTTCATTTGAAGAATTATTCATTTGTACTTTTGAGTCCATGACTTTAAAATTCTTTTGACAATATGAACTTGATAATTTGACTTGATTTTGAGAAGAGTGTAGTTGGAGTTGGAGTTAGACTACTCTCTTTTTGTTGTATCCCATATTTTGTCCAGAACTTAAACCCGTTGTTTGATTTTGCATGAATTGCCCATTTGTTGCCTCTCTTGTCAATGTACGAGTCTTGAGAATATCGTTTAAGAATTTTAAAACTTTTGCGTCTGTTTCTTCTGTTTCGTTTTGAGATTTAGAATATAACTTTGAAGATGTTTGTGCTTCTTCAAAAATGGTGTTTTGCATTATATGCTTTGATTTGTGTTTTtttaccttcaaattttgcccaaaattcttcaaattttgcttcaaagccttcaaattttgcctaaaagCTTTCAAATTTTGTTCAAAAACCTCAGTATTTTGCCCCAAAAACTACGTATTTTTTCCAAAAAAGTTgctatagttttaaaaaaaaattcgccccaAGTGAAGTAAAATCCTGCTTCCGCCACTGTCCATGACAAGTGAGATGGATAAGAGTGTTCTTACACAGATTATTAGATCCACAATGCGACCCCACATGCCTGCGTGTAATTTCAATGTGGATGGCCTTTTTTTATCTTCTTCCTCATATACATTATCAGCTGCACCTTTAAATCATTCTCAAGCTCAAAAATAActttacttggtcgtgcccttggatcggtttcatagtttcctcccgggcagcgatggaggcggggttattatcgctgcatcggcatagtcgaaacgggagatgatcgcaacgggtggtttagtccccctcggctgatcccaatcgctgttcaaatttttttttttttttgcttgccGAAGTTTGATAAATATTGATCATGGTCTGTAGAGACGATAGTTCTGTCACGGAAACAATCGATATAGTTCATTTAGAATCGCTATCAAACAAGTCATTATCATTCATAACTATATTCAATTTAAACTGTTAAATCCTTTCGATTTTGAACAATTTAACGCTTAATCTAGTTTTAATAAAAACATAACTTCAAATCATTTGAATTTTGAATTATTCAGTGCTTAATCATTCTATAATAATAAACACGACATTTAATACCATTTGTCAGAACCTTTACGCTGTGTTCTCGAGTTTTTTTTAAGGGGAGAGGAATGGAAAGGAATGAGAATGAGAGAATAAGGATGGAAAGGAatgtaatataaattatattacatGTATTCTCGAGTTGAGAGGGAAGTAAAAGAGAGGAAAGGAAACTAATACTCCAAATACacgcgcgcgcgcgcgcgcgcacgcacacacacacacacacacacacacacacacacacacacacacacacacacacatatatatatatatatatatatatatatatatatatatataatttatttataccgTAACAAACAATAGCAAGGGTACATAAAATAAATTTTGGatgaattttcaatttttcatttctcgtccctgaactttacatcaaatttgactccatatcctttttcttttttttgtgcattcctcgtccctaatgtatcacaattatACATACCTCGTCCTCCGTCTATTTTCTGTCAAATTTTTCCGTTAACTCATATCACGTGCATATCATGtgggggtatttttgtcttttcaaTGTTTTCTTCCCCAATCTCTGCTTGATTTTCATCAAATGGCTACAGTACATCTTATAACCCAAAACCCATCAAAATTATAACTCGATCAAAACTATAAAACTTCATCTccatagattcataaaaaaaaaaagatgatcaaattctaatttttaatttttttcaaaGACTTTAATTAACAAACACAAACTCACAATATTATCAAATCCAAACTGACatgcttcttttataagaatttcaccATATTCAATTTGCTTAAATCTAAAAGAACGAATCAATTTGCTTAAATCTAAAAGAACGAATTGGGTTTTTAGACTTTACACATACCTTCAATTTGCTTAAATTACAAGTGTACTGTATTCCCATATATTGTTTTGAAGGCCACTTACAAAGTCAAATAGCAGATATGAAACACGGGCACAGGTATTGAGGAGCCGGCCTCTGTTTGAAAAACTTTGCTCATATGATTGGAATGGAGGAGTGAACACCACATCGCTAATGACGCCACTGATGACAGCACCAAATCCGGCACCGGTAACGGTGTTGCCGCTACTGTTCGTAAACACCAACTCGGACAACTGTTCTGCTGTTGTTTTTTTCTTCTTCCAAACCGTCAGCCCTTCTGTTGTAGTTAAAACATTTTCATCATAATTGTTGTTTTTAAACCTGATGGTGACAAGTGGTGGTGATGTCATTGTAAACCACGAAGATGAAGTGAATTATTGAAATGAAATTATTTTGATTTAATTGTTTGTTTGGTAATTGAAAAGAAAAAGATGTAGATTTATGGTTTAGTTTGAAATTAGGGATGGTGGTGGCGTGGTGGTGGAGAAGCTTAAAGGTTTTCAGATCTAGATCTCCAAGATCTGAAAGTGACTGAATTTGAGACAGAAAATACTCTCAAAATTAGGAGTTTTAATTTGATTTGTTGATtttataaaagtataaaactaggGTTTTTAATTTGAGAATGTTGAACATTAGATGATGAGGATGAAGGTAAAAAGATaagttaaataataaagaaaagaaataatataaaaagaccaaattaccttcacatgctttgcacatgactgaacaaacggctgaaattgacagaatttagacgggaggacgagggatgtagatttttgatacattagggacaaggaatgcacaaaaaaaagaaaaatgacatggagtcaaatttgatataaagttcagggacgagaaaTGAAATTTTGTCTAATATAATATTCTAATTCTAATATCCTATGatttgtttagatgcattaattgTGGGTGAGTGAGAGATGTTACAAAATTAATGGAGTAACACAGATGACGGATGAGGGAGATACACATGACACACTAGTCGTACGTAAATATGCAAAACATGTTTTTCACTCAAATCATCCCAAAATTGGGAGGATTGCAATCTAATAAAAAATGTCATCTATTCTCCACTCAAACCCTTTCCTCTCTGCCCTTTTCCATCCTTAAAAAAACTCAAGAATGCATAATTAATTTTTTCTCCCTCCAAACCCTTTCCTTTCTTTCTTAAAAAAAAACTCGAGAATTAAATCAATCAGATTTTGAATCATTCATCGCTTAATTATCATAAATGCCGAAAACTCCGTTCAAACACCATTTTTCACCACCATAATAACAaacacaaaatttaatattttacgTGCCAAACATCTCCATAAAAAACAAAAATCATGAGACTTGCATACCACTTAACACTTTATAAAAGATATTATAAATAAGAGAATAACTTTTCAAAATCTGATCGGCAGGGACACGGGCACACGACGACCCTTTGTTACCTTTGTCAACCTACCAACCCACCCCGAAAGGCTGATGCCAGACAATTACCTCTACTGGGAAACTAACTATGTGACAGACTCGAGCAAGACTTGAACCTGCGTCAATCTCCAAATAGCTTCCACATGGTTGGCTCCCAATATCAAAGACACGGGTACCACTGAGCTACTAACTCATTGATTCACTATCTATAAACAACTACTCTCAGCTATATATTACAATCACGAATAATGCCACTGTTAGTTCACTCCATTCACCTTCCTCTTGATTAGTTGAAAAACAAAGTGAAGACTTGATTTGGTCATCTCAAAATAGAAATCTCAACGTTTAAAGTGAGatggagaaaatatatatataccatatagtaACCACAGGTGGTCATGAAGTGGTTAGGTCTATTCTTTCAGAATGAAGGTTATAAGTTAAAATCCTTGAAGCTGAAAAAATTAATCTCTCATTTCTACAAAGATTCACTCACGATAACTTCGGGTTGCACGTTTTATAAAGCGGGGCGAAAACCTAGGaaattatatatagatttattattTACAATAAAAAATTGTTTCATGACCTAAGTACAAATCAATAAAAAAATCTCAATTAAACTAAGACTGGTAATAAAGCGGCGTGACTTTCATCTCGTCAAGTGAGGTAGCAGCGTCTAACGGTATCTGACGCCTCCATCGCAGCGTCAGAAAGTGACGGATGAGGGCGTCAATCGATTATTTGATGGAAGAGAGAGGGAGTGTGAGGCTAGGAGGGGACCAATCAGGTTGAGAGAGAGaatatatatttgttatttatttattttttcatacccaatttccaatcagattttaTCACATCACCCttcaaatatttgacacaaaaacttgATATTTTGGGTTAACGAGGGTTAGATACAGTCACAGTCAAAAACCAACTTTTTCACCAAAAAGTGCACAATCCGACTCTGACGTCACAGTCACATTCACCGTTGTAAATAGTCTGATCTATCTCCATTTAGGACCATGGACAATAATAAAAGCTTATTTCCCAGCTAACAAATACTACCTTTAAATACCTGGCTGTTTGCAAATTGCAATTCTTTAGGCAACTCATTTTCATATTTCTACTTGTTAAAATCGGTTAACAACAGAAATCAAAATTCGCAAAACCCTAACAAAATACAAACAAAAACTTCCGAATTCATACAATTTAATGGAAATCAGTAACAACAATTCATCAACACCACGGAAACGTCAACGAATTGAAGATGATACCGTACCTGAATCTCATGATCCCGCCCAATCTCTTTCGTTAGGTTAATTTCTATTTCGTTCTTTATTAATTGTATCGTTAATTAATTAATATGAATAAATGAATAATTGAATTGATAATGTCAATTATAATGTAGAAAGTTCTCTTATATTCAGTGATACTATGGCTGCTCTTAACATGATGCGTGCACAATTTCCTCGTAATGATAAGGTATTATACTAATTACATTTTCGATTAATTATATGTAATGTATGGTGAAATTGTGTTCGCAGTCACTTTAATTTAATCcgaacttatttattattataggtTACTATTGAGCCGTTTATCTTACGATCACAATTATACAGCAGTATTAAGGATAGAACACAAGTTGATAGAGAATTAGAGGTTTGCTGTATTGTGTTTTATACTATCGGCTTGAAATGATTATATTACTATATGTTAGTTTCTATATATGAATCATGAATGTATGCAATGTTACTTGATTTGCATATATGTGTGGAATGTTAGTTCTGCTTTGATAGTTGGGATTATCATGTGTACTTGAAATTATATACCTGCTTGGCATTTTATGCTCAGTCGTTGAGGAGGGAGAAAGTTGTGCGCATTTTCAAATTAAATACCGGACAGGATGATCATGCTGTTATATTTATGGAAGATTATTTGAACCAGGTCAGTGACATTGTTTGATGATTGTTTCTCATTTGCTAGAGTTGATTTggatatttattatattttttaacATTTTAATAATGATATGTCTCTTTAGTAGATTTATTTTGTAAGGACTATCTTTATATATAATCTAATAAGACTTCTAAATTAGCATTTTAGTAGTCCTATTACATTTATACACAGTATATGAATGAAAAAACGTTACGTTGTTTATAGATGAAGCGAGCCGTGAAAAGCATGGAAACAAAGAAGCAAtgcgttcttgatgtttttaagtggtTTGAAGTGCATGTCATTCATAGCAAGCTTGAACCTTGTATCGGACATCAAGAGCTAGTGCGTTATCTGAATTGACTGGATCTTTATTTTTGATAAATTAAGTTTGACTGTATCGTAAAGTAAAGAGTGATAAAGAATATATTTATGtgtcataatatatatacattgttcACTATGCGGGTGTTTATTTGAACTAACTTCTAAAATAGAATTCTCTTGACTAAAGTTGTTGGTTGTGCTACATTGTAGTGGTCACTTTTGTCTATAGGAGGAAAAGTCAAAGACGGAGACATATCTCTCTTGATAAACGCGGGTCTTCTGGTAAGTAAATTTGGTAATCATCACTTAAGTTCTTGCAGGTATACTTTTGTGTTGAGTAGAGGTCCCAAAACACAATTCTTGTCCGTTATTTTCTTATTGATGGTTAGGGCCTCTAATATGATTGCTAAATTTGTCTCATCCATAATATGACATTAAAGTTTTGTATCAAATGAACAAGGAGGTTTTATGCAATAAATGTACTGTTTGGGACACTTTTGACCTTTTTTAATCGCTTCTTTTCAAGCTACAATTTTACTCATTTGACCCATAGAGATTAACTGTATCCTAAATTGACACATTTATAAGTTAATTGTTCCAAACTGCAAGCTTCATGTAATGTTGCATGAGTATGAGGAAATAACTGTTGGTGGTTGTACGTATTCCCAAGGATGCAAATATTTTTTCTAAATAACATCTGATCTATAGATACATGTCTGGTTTGTTAGTGCCACTTAGGTTTTTT comes from Rutidosis leptorrhynchoides isolate AG116_Rl617_1_P2 chromosome 4, CSIRO_AGI_Rlap_v1, whole genome shotgun sequence and encodes:
- the LOC139844404 gene encoding H/ACA ribonucleoprotein complex subunit 3-like protein, whose amino-acid sequence is MYLQFYINENGDKVYTTKKESPLGLATQSAHPARFSPDDKFSRQRVLLKKRFGLLPTQKPARKY
- the LOC139843270 gene encoding uncharacterized protein isoform X1, which gives rise to MEISNNNSSTPRKRQRIEDDTVPESHDPAQSLSLESSLIFSDTMAALNMMRAQFPRNDKVTIEPFILRSQLYSSIKDRTQVDRELESLRREKVVRIFKLNTGQDDHAVIFMEDYLNQMKRAVKSMETKKQCVLDVFKWFEVHVIHSKLEPCIGHQELWSLLSIGGKVKDGDISLLINAGLLTRQLIDPDMYWFAIPYIGSVLKGLTQGRKELLSLLNRKKYKEMMLALLEKSRLRLSPLDIRFHLRDLLGSGHLKTVHTPSGIVIRVSKD
- the LOC139843270 gene encoding uncharacterized protein isoform X2 translates to MAALNMMRAQFPRNDKVTIEPFILRSQLYSSIKDRTQVDRELESLRREKVVRIFKLNTGQDDHAVIFMEDYLNQMKRAVKSMETKKQCVLDVFKWFEVHVIHSKLEPCIGHQELWSLLSIGGKVKDGDISLLINAGLLTRQLIDPDMYWFAIPYIGSVLKGLTQGRKELLSLLNRKKYKEMMLALLEKSRLRLSPLDIRFHLRDLLGSGHLKTVHTPSGIVIRVSKD